In Ovis aries strain OAR_USU_Benz2616 breed Rambouillet chromosome 13, ARS-UI_Ramb_v3.0, whole genome shotgun sequence, the genomic window ATTTTCTCTCCAAagcttttccttcttcagtgatccTCCAATACGTTTGATGTGTCACCACGTAATAAGCTTCAAATGGTACCgaatcagtggttttcaaactgtgcCTTGAGGAGCCCTAGGGCTCTGCAGAAATGTCTCAGGGTCACAAGAGGAAGGGCACCCAGAGACAGCAGGTTAAAGGGTGGGAACAGGGTTTCTCCGCCTTCTGCAGCCAGCACTGCTCTAGTTTTAACTCTTTTTATATATTGGGGTCCCCCAAGGCTTCATTTCAAAAATGGCACTTAATacttaaagaacaaaacaataagAAAGCCCTGTAGCCTGAATTTTTGTCCTCCTTTTACAGACAGCAGGGGAAAGTCTCTGATGACCTTTGGCACCTGCTAATCTcctttctgcttccctggtggctcagtggtaaagaatccacctgccaaaggaggaaacgtgggtttgatccctgggtcaggaaggttccctggagaaggaaatggcaacctactccagtatacttgccgggacatcccatggacagaggagcctagcaggttgcagtccttgaggtcacaaagagtcagacacaacttagcaactaagacaacaacagcaacaatctcCTTGCTATCGAGGAGTATCTACAAAGAGTCACAGCAGTAGCAGATGGGCTATGCCCGGGCCAGGCAACTGGGAGTGGCAGAGAGCGAATGCTGGACATGAGAACCCCTGGTTCAGTATTTGAAGGATCCTACATGAAGGGATTGATTACGCCAGTGCCTCACTGCCCAGACCTAAACCTGTCCTTACTGTACTCTGAGGGACTGCATTCCCAGTGAGTTAAGGCCAGTACCCAGCATTTACACTGCTGAAAGCAGACACACTGCGAAGATTATTTTCTAGATTTAAGGCTACTGCCAGACATTACAAAGTCTTTGCTCACAAATGGCTTTTAAACgtatgaaaagaagctcaaccTCACTCTTAATGCAAATTAAACCATAATAAGGTGCAATTTTTCTCCGACTGGATTAGCAAAGATCAAAAAGCTAAGGTAATAtacagggtgggtggggggtgacAAAATTGCTGCTCTCTTATACTGCTGATAAGAGTTTAAATTGGAGTAACCTCTTTACAGAGCAATTTGAAACTGTATCTCTCtatcaaagacttaaatgtaacacTCTCTAAGCCAGCAATTGTCTTAGGAATGTACCCTATAGATACACTTAGACATGTCCAAAATGACCTACAAAGATACTCACTGCAGCATTctgctggggggcggggcggggggggtggagtgggcgggaggggggtggggtgggccgggggggggggggggggggggggtaggcaGTGGCACAAAAAGATCAGAACAAACAAAATGTCCACCAAGAAAGGACTGCTTAAATCATGGTGCAGCCACACAACAGAGCACTATGCGGCCACCAAAATACGGCAGCTCCGTGTGTGGATGGCACGTTCTTCAGAGGCCAAGGTGTGTGGCATGGAtgctttctcatttttcagagactcaattttttgttgttgttgccgtTACAAATAATCAGCCAACCAGTAGCTAGTGCTAAGCAGTAATTTAACTGACTGTTCTTGCCTTCACTATGGAACCTTATGGCTTTTTAGTCAGAGTGTGAAACACTGTGCTTATAGTAACTCAGTTTCCTAAAAGGCATACCAGGTTCTTTAAAAACCTTTTGGAAGTTCCCGGAGACCACACTTTCACTCCCATCTTAAGAGAACGTGACCATCAGTTAGAAGAAGAAAAGTCAGCAGGCAGTGCTACTTTGCTTCATGCGGGGCTGATCCGTTTCCCACAGTACTGCTTACCATTCAAAATGCAAGTGTTATCTGGGTTATTTTGAAACTTCTGGAATAGCTATCCCCACTTTGGCAGCTTTTCCTAGGATGTTCTCAAGTCAAGCTTTTGccatcttcattttcctttctacaATTTAAGGGAAGGGTGCTATAAAGGATCGCTCCTTTAGAAATGATCAAAGACACTGGCAATCTAAGGCAATTCCATTTTCCAGGCCCAAAATGAGATATCTCctgagagaatatatatatatatatatatatatatatataaataattccatagacagaggggcctggcaggttacagtccatgaggttgcaaagattcagacatgactgagtgactaacacactttggCCTTTCTCGATGGCTaaagtggataaagaatccatcagCAGTGCAGGAAATACTGGaagagggttcgatccctgggtccaaaatatcccctagaggaggaaatggtgacccatttcaatattcttgcctgaataatcctgtgcacagaggagcatggcgggctacagtccaaagggtcatgAAGAGTTCACAATTGAGCAGGCACAACTAtcataggtgtgtgtgtgctgcacagcatgtgagatcttagttcttcaaccaggatcaaacctgagacccctgcattggatgcatggagtcttaactgctggactgtcagggaagtcccgaggATATTTTTAATAGGCCTTTtcttaacatatttttttaaactcaaattaAGACATAGTAGAGTTCTCCAAAGCACTAAGGGCAGGAGTCTAGGCCCTGGAATATTTGGGCCATGGAAGCCATTCATAATCTAAGATCTATAAGCAGTCAGCAAGTGTTAGCTGCACTTCCACGAGGGCAAGGCCCTGGAACATTTGGGCCCTGGAAGCCATTCACATCTAAGATCTACAAGCAGTCAGCAAGTGTTAGCTGCACTTCCACGAGGGCAGGGACCAGGTTCTCCCTGGTCATTGCTGCTATCCCAGTGACTAGCCTAGGACACAGGCTTCTTCGTGGTTGCAAAATACAACCCCGACTCTTTCCTTTGGTCTACAAGGCCTGTGGGATTCACATTTACCCACCCTTTCAATTTCATCTAGTGTCACTCTCTCCACAGTGACCTCTCTCCCATTCTCCAAAGACCCCAAGCCCTTTCTTCCCTCCAGGCCTTTGCCCCTGCTATTTGCTTGGCCTGCATATTCTTAAAAACCCTAAAAAGGACATGACAGCTCCATGATGAGCCCTTCTCAAACTTCGGGTCATAGCTATAATGTCCTTCTTCCGAGAAGCCCCTCCTGATCACTCTGCTACTGttcctgttaccctctcacaGGAGCAGGAAAGCTCCTTGAGTTTATCCGtcctgttcactgctgtatcctgattatttagcacagtgtctgacatCTAACAGGCACCctttatttaatgaatgaatcacAGAACATTTACATTGTATGTTCATGAATGAACACTGGAAGCGGGATCAGCTACAGGGCAGAAGACTATCCCTGTTCAAGTCATCTTCCTTGAGAAACTTTTCTTATGTGGTCTTGGCTTTGTCAGCTGACAGAATGAGGTCAGCGACCTTTCCACcctaactcttgcctggaagatcccatgggtggaggagctggaggctgctgtccatggggtcactaagagttggacacgactgagcgacttcactttcactcttcacgttcatgcatttgagagggacatggcaacccattccagtgttcttgcctggagaatcccagggatggaggagcctggtgggctaccgtctatggggtcgcacagagttggacacgactgaagtgacttagcagcagcagcagcggtactGAAATAAATACTGGATATATGTTCTTTGCATAAAAGGAGCTCATGTATATATAgctcagtttttagttttttatttttttcatgcaaagatggactatCCAGTGGAGGGATTCTTTTTCTTAGAGTCCAAAACTTTGCCATTTTAGTGGTGGCTAATACCTCCAACAGACACCCAACAAGGtcaaagggaaggagagaaattcAAACCAACTCATACAATTAAAAGGTTAAAGTTTCTAGGCCTGCTCTCACCTGGCAGTCGCTagctacatgtggctatttaaataaaaataattcagtccCTCAGCTGCACTTGCTGCACGTAGTTAGTGTACTGGACAGAACACATGTAGAACATTTCcaccatcacagaaagttctgttggacagTACTGTTCCGGATTATCTGCGGACTGAATAATTCATGCTAGTTCTGTTCTCCATTAGCAAAGATACTGCTAACTCTAAATACTGTCAGAAGCAGTCTGGTATATTGAAGAGATCATAAATCCTGACTTTCCTCCTTATTAATTGTGTGACCTCGGCTAAGCAGGAGCTCATTGAGCTTTagttctcctctgtaaaataaaaataacatttacacTTATAGTGTGCAGGGTTTATGTCCCTGGGATAGAGCAGGGGCGTTGAGCCTCTTGGGATGAAAGAGACTGTTACAAGCATAAGAACATAAGCAATGGAACCCTAGCATAACATGTGGGACCAGATAAACAACTATACAAATAATGAAACAATGTCCTCCATGGCATAACCACAAATAAACaaactaaccaaaaaaaaaaccaagatgcAGTAAATGAGGATACTAGTCCTTCCCTCCCATCAGCATTAAAAAGGGCTCTCGATTTACCTAACGCTGCCATCAGGGCGTGCAGGACACTGACAAAAGTTGCAGCTTTCTTATCATAAAATTGGTCCAAGGTGGTCAAGACATCTTGAACCACGTCTGCCACCAAAGGAAGCAGGCTTGCATCCGAGTTCTGTAGCATGACTTCCAGGACCTTCGGGGTGTGGGGGTGTAGAGAGAGATGACGCAGGTTTAAAGAGATCCCGTTCACCAAATAGTCGGAATTCTCATTGATCAGGTGCTGCAGGGAGTCGTAGCCACAAGCCTGGCAGATGTCCGTCATGGCGCTGATGGCCGCCTGACTGATGAGCAGGGTTTGGTCCCCAGCCTTCTCCAGTACTGGATAGAGGGCTGACATCAAGAGCAAACGGAAGTCCTTCCCTAGTGCATGTGCAAAGTGGCCGATCCCTTCCAACTGGATGCATATCTGCCAGATGTTGCTGTTCATGGAGCAGACCGTGGGACTCGGCTTTGAGAATGCAGGGAAAGAGGTAGGCGGGCAGGTGTGTGCACCAGAAGCGAGGGCCTGAAGGCCTGTCCACCCCACCGTCAGCTCCTCTCCCGTGTCTTCAGCTTCCACACAAGTGACCAAATACCAGTTTTCTTGGCTTGTGTATACTTCAAGTATGGAGGTCACAATCTCCCTCAGCTCCTCCGGGTCGGCTGGAGTGTGTTTTTCATGGAGAttctccacccccagcccagcagcTCCCATGACCAGCTCATTCAGGATCATGGCGGCCTGCTTCCGGTACACCACGGACTCGTGGTACAGTTCCATAAAGTGATCCACAAGCAAGTAGAGGTTCCCATAGAAACCAAGCAGCTGACAAACCTGCCTCAAGAGCAGAAAAACCCTCTCGTCGGTGAAGAAGCGGAAATATCTCCTCTGCATCTGAGCCCAGGGCCTCTCGGTTGGAGTCTCTGGAGAAGCGCTCAGACGTTCGGAGTTCCAGCGCCGCTCTTCAACAATTTTGACGTCAGCCACGTCTAACTCCAGGACTTGGATAAGCGCTTTGGAAAGGCGCTGGAGGTGGGCCACAGAGTTGAGGACGAAGTCTACTTTGGGGCCCAAGAGTTTCAGGTACCCGAGTAACAGGGAGAGAGTGGAGAATCGGCCCTGGTCGTCTTGGGAGCTCATCAGGCGGGGAAGGGACGTGGCCAGGGAGTGCAGATTTTCTGACAGGACGTCAGCGAAGGCTCTGCTGCCCACCACCACCTTCTCATCTGCAAAACGCCTCAGGGCTTTATCGCACTGGGCTTGGACATCAGGACTCTCATCATTTACCAGACTCACCAGGGCCTTCAGAAGGGGACCAGCTGACTCGATCAGTGACCGACTACACTTTAACAGAAGGGCCTCGACAAAGTCTATCAGCTCCAGCCTGACCTTCCAGTGTGGGTGGACTGAAATGCACTCTGTTATCTTTTTAATAAGGATGGTCAACTTGTCACCAGTACTTTTTACCCAGCTAGCTTCCCTGTGAACCATCAGCTCTGCTACTCTGCGCTCCACGGCAGGCTTCGCCCGGACCTCTGAGACCCTTCCGAGCTGGTCATCGGCCATAATGAAACTCACTGTCTTGTAAAAGACCTTGAGGGAAGACACGACGATGCTGTGCCCCTGTTTGAAGTCTCCTGTGATGACTCTGGTGAGGGTAGTGGAGAGTCCAGGTAAAAAGGAAGCAAACAAATCCCCCAGCTGCTTCTGCTGGAGGGCATCCAAGGAGCGGGGATGGTCCTGACAGTCACACTGAAAGAGCAGAACCTGCAGACATGTTAAGGCAGCCATTTTAATTTCCTTGGATTTCTCCTGTTCTGCGAGGCCCaacagcaaagatacagcaaatCCTAAGCGAGGCAGAATGGAGGGCTCATAAAAAGTCAGAAGGATGTCCCCATAAGCCGAGTGCATCAACGTGCCGAGGCCCCGGATCACAGCCAGTTTCAGCTCCTCGGACACAGCCGCGGGTTTCTGAGAGCTGGGCGAATACAGGCAGGCAGAGAGCTCCgagaa contains:
- the TTI1 gene encoding TELO2-interacting protein 1 homolog, producing MAVFDTPEEAFGVLRPVCVQLTKTQTVENVERLQAQLQAVSDSALQELQQYILFPLRFTLKTPGPKRERLIQSVVECITFVLSSTCVKEQELLQELFSELSACLYSPSSQKPAAVSEELKLAVIRGLGTLMHSAYGDILLTFYEPSILPRLGFAVSLLLGLAEQEKSKEIKMAALTCLQVLLFQCDCQDHPRSLDALQQKQLGDLFASFLPGLSTTLTRVITGDFKQGHSIVVSSLKVFYKTVSFIMADDQLGRVSEVRAKPAVERRVAELMVHREASWVKSTGDKLTILIKKITECISVHPHWKVRLELIDFVEALLLKCSRSLIESAGPLLKALVSLVNDESPDVQAQCDKALRRFADEKVVVGSRAFADVLSENLHSLATSLPRLMSSQDDQGRFSTLSLLLGYLKLLGPKVDFVLNSVAHLQRLSKALIQVLELDVADVKIVEERRWNSERLSASPETPTERPWAQMQRRYFRFFTDERVFLLLRQVCQLLGFYGNLYLLVDHFMELYHESVVYRKQAAMILNELVMGAAGLGVENLHEKHTPADPEELREIVTSILEVYTSQENWYLVTCVEAEDTGEELTVGWTGLQALASGAHTCPPTSFPAFSKPSPTVCSMNSNIWQICIQLEGIGHFAHALGKDFRLLLMSALYPVLEKAGDQTLLISQAAISAMTDICQACGYDSLQHLINENSDYLVNGISLNLRHLSLHPHTPKVLEVMLQNSDASLLPLVADVVQDVLTTLDQFYDKKAATFVSVLHALMAALVQWFPDTGHLGQLQEQSVGEEGSPLSQRSASLEKGLENPTTAEDIEQFVLNYLKEKDVAAGNVSDLDNEDEELSDPPEVEGNDTGPHVEPPLPVQIQIATDVMERCIHLMSDKSLKIRLKVLDVLDLCVVVLQSHKNQLLPLAHRAWPSLVHRLTNDDPLAVLRAFKVLRTLGGKCGDFLRSRFCKDVLPKLAGSLVSQAPVSARAGPVYSHTLAFKLQLAVLHGLGPLCERLDLGEGDLNKVADACLIYLSAKQPVKLQEAARSVFLHLMKVDPDSTWFLLNELYCPEEFTPPHPSLHPVQLRGATKQQNPYSANVLRLLPELQ